The following nucleotide sequence is from Psychroserpens sp. Hel_I_66.
GATTTCAGATTTTGTGTAATCTGCATTTATGGAAAGTTTTTTTGCTTTTCCAACGGTATAACCACTATAGTCTGCATTTATGCTCCCTGAATTTATATACTCAAAGTAGGAGTTGTTTGTGTAATCAAATTTTATGGAATTGTTAGTTGCCATTAATTCTTTTGTGGTGATTTTTCCGTAATCGCAATTGATCTCTGCTCGACCTTCTAGTTTATCCAGATCAATGCTTCCGTAGTCATTATTTAAATCTACATTATTGGTAATAGGCATTTTTATAATGTAATTGATCTCCATGTTTACGTTATTGTTTTTTCCCCAATTCCACCAGGATTTTGATTTACTCTTGCTAAAAAGTGTTTTGGCAGTAACCATTAAAGTAGAACTGGAAAATTCTACATCAATATCCTCAAGTTTCTTATTAACTTCATCTAAATCGTTACCATTGGTTTTTATGTTGATCTCAAAGGTAATTGTTGAACCTTCGTAGGTTGTGATGTTGATATTTCCGTAGCTATTATCAACTTTGAGCGTCGCGTTTTCGCTTACATTAAATTCTTTCTTTATTGTTTTTTCTTTGGTATGTTTTCCGTTCCAATTGTCATGCTCAACCGCAAATATAATTGCAGGAACCAATATAAATACGACTAATAACTTATATAGTAATGTTGTTTTCATCTTGTTTTTGTTTAAAGTTTTTAACTTCTTCTATGTGTTCTAACACGGTTTTTAAAACGTTAATTCTATTTTGGAAATTCGCAATCATAGCGTAAATGACTCTTTGGTCATTTCCACTTTCATTTAAATCAATTTTTAGAGTTTGATATTCAAGTTCTAATATTTTAAGCTCTTTCATAGCATCGTTGACCATATGCTCTGTTTCTGGGGAGCGAAGTGCTTCAAGAGATGCCACTTCTTGGGCAATTGCAGTTGTAAAAAACGATTGTGTTTGAGATAACTCTGGAGACACACTCGCTAAATCATTAAATTCATTGTCTTGTTGTTGCATTAAAGCAAAAACACTAAAACAAAGAACAATTGAGGCTGCTACAGCTAAAAAAGGTTTCCAATAATTAGTTTTTTTATTATACGTGTTGGCAACATTGTTTTGTTGTTTTAGCTTTTCTAAAAATCTATACTCATGCCCAGCATTTGGCATATCAACATCAAAGTTTCCTTCTAAGTTTTTGAATAGCTTGTTTATGTTATTTTCTTCTTTCATCTTAATGTTGAACCAGTGGTTCGAGTTTTTTTCTTAAACTGTCTTTTGCTCTAGAAATCAGGGTGCGACAATTTGCTGCCGAAATATCCATAATCTCACAAATCTCGTCATAATCATAACCTTCAATTAAATGAAGTGTGAGGCACGTTTGATAATTATCCTTTAGCTTTTTCATGGTCTCCAGCACTTGAATGGCTTTTAGGTTTTTTATCTCATAGTCCTCTGGTATGCCAGAAGTATCTTCAACTTTGTACAGCACGTTATCTAGTGCAACTTCTTGGTATTTATTACTTTTTTTATAGTGATAAATACTGTTGTTAATGACAATTCGTTTTAGCCAAGAACCAAAAGTTTTAATCTCTTTAAGACTATCCAACTTTGTGAAAGCGGTCAAAAATGAATCTTGCATGATATCCTCAGCCTCAAAACTGTCTTTAACAATTCTAAAGGATGTATTGTACATGGCTTTGTAGTATCTATTGTAAACCTCCATTTGCGCCTTTTGGTTTCCAGATTTGCAAAGCAGTAATAACTGTTCTATATTTTGATTGGTTAGTGTCAAAAAACAAATGCTTTAATATAGAGAGGTGTGAAGTGAAAGTTTGTTACACTTTTGGTAAAAAAAGTTTTTATTCTTAGGAAGTGTATTGGCATAACTATTGGAATTAGATAAAGGTATATAATTACATCTACTTGTTAAGTATTTGATTTTCAGTATAAAGTGTGATTGTATTAAATAATATAAATCTAGAATTCTGTTGTTTTAATGACAGAATGACCAAAAAAATAATATGGCGAAGTCTAAATTTTTAAAGCTTGACAGTTTGTCATTTCAGGATTTTGATGAAAATTCAGAATTAATCCCGTTAATGACTCCTGAAGACGAAGAAAAGATAAATAACGAAATCTTACCAGAAACATTACCAATTTTATCATTGCGTAATACGGTTTTATTTCCTGGTGTTGTAATCCCAATTACCGCAGGACGTGATAAATCAATAAAACTTATCAACGACGCAAATAAGGGGAGCAAAGTTATTGGTGTAGTTTCACAAAAGGATGAAAACGTTGAGGACCCAACAGCTAAAGACGTATTTAAAAAAGGAACCGTTGCACGTATTCTAAAGGTTTTGAAAATGCCAGATGGCAACACGACGGTCATTATTCAAGGTAAAAAGCGTTTTGAAATTAACGAGGTAATTACAGAGGAGCCTTATATGACTGCTACCGTAAATGATATGCCTGAAGCTAAGCCTGCGGTTGATAACCAAGAATTTTCTGCAATTATAGATTCTATAAAAGATTTATCACTTCAAATTATAAAGGATAGTCCTAATATACCTTCGGAAGCTTCTTTTGCTATCAAAAATATAGAGAGCAATTCATTTCTTGTAAATTTTGTGTCATCTAATATGAATCTTTCCGTAAAGGAAAAACAGGAATTATTAGAGATCAATGATTTAAAAGAGCGCGCACTTGCAACGTTGAAATATATGAACACTGAGTTTCAAAAATTGGAACTTAAAAATGATATCCAGTCTAAGGTTCAAAGCGATATGAGCCAGCAACAGCGCGAATATTTCTTACATCAACAAATGAAAACGATCCAGGAAGAATTGGGTGGTGGTGTTTCTTCTGGTGAAGAAATTGTTGAGATGAAAAATCGAGCTAAAAAGAAGAAGTGGGATGATAAAGTAGCTGAGCATTTTAATAAGGAGCTCGCTAAAATGCAACGTATGAATCCGCAGGTTGCAGAATATTCCATCCAAAGAAATTATTTAGACCTATTCCTGGATTTACCATGGAACGATTTTTCGAAAGACAAATTTGATTTAAAGCGTGCTATGAAAATTCTGGATCGTGATCATTATGGTCTGGATGATGTTAAAAAACGAATTATAGAATATCTCGCAGTTTTGAAATTGCGTAATGATATGAAATCACCAATTCTTTGTTTGTATGGACCTCCAGGTGTTGGTAAGACCTCATTGGGTAAATCTATTGCAGAAGCATTGGGAAGGGAATATGTAAGAATGTCTCTTGGTGGTTTACGTGACGAAGCAGAAATTCGCGGTCACCGTAAAACATATATTGGTGCTATGCCAGGAAGAATCATTCAGAGCTTGAAAAAAGCTGGAACTTCTAATCCGGTTTTTGTTCTCGATGAGATTGATAAGTTATCCAATTCGCATCAAGGTGACCCATCGTCTGCTTTGCTAGAAGTATTGGATCCAGAGCAGAACAGTGAGTTTCATGATAACTTTCTTGAGATGGGATTTGATTTATCTAAAGTCATGTTTATTGCGACTTCAAATAGTTTAAATACCATTCAGCCAGCATTGAGAGATCGTATGGAAATTATTAATGTGACAGGTTATACTATTGAGGAGAAAGTTGAGATTGGTAAGAGACATCTTCTTCCGAA
It contains:
- the lon gene encoding endopeptidase La — its product is MAKSKFLKLDSLSFQDFDENSELIPLMTPEDEEKINNEILPETLPILSLRNTVLFPGVVIPITAGRDKSIKLINDANKGSKVIGVVSQKDENVEDPTAKDVFKKGTVARILKVLKMPDGNTTVIIQGKKRFEINEVITEEPYMTATVNDMPEAKPAVDNQEFSAIIDSIKDLSLQIIKDSPNIPSEASFAIKNIESNSFLVNFVSSNMNLSVKEKQELLEINDLKERALATLKYMNTEFQKLELKNDIQSKVQSDMSQQQREYFLHQQMKTIQEELGGGVSSGEEIVEMKNRAKKKKWDDKVAEHFNKELAKMQRMNPQVAEYSIQRNYLDLFLDLPWNDFSKDKFDLKRAMKILDRDHYGLDDVKKRIIEYLAVLKLRNDMKSPILCLYGPPGVGKTSLGKSIAEALGREYVRMSLGGLRDEAEIRGHRKTYIGAMPGRIIQSLKKAGTSNPVFVLDEIDKLSNSHQGDPSSALLEVLDPEQNSEFHDNFLEMGFDLSKVMFIATSNSLNTIQPALRDRMEIINVTGYTIEEKVEIGKRHLLPKQLKEHGLSNKHLKVAKPQLEKVVEGYTRESGVRGLEKQIAKLVRHAAKNIAMEEDYNLKVTNEDVIEILGAPRLERDKYENNNVAGVVTGLAWTKVGGDILFIESILSKGKGNLTITGNLGKVMKESATIAMEYIKANADEFGVDPDVFSKYNVHIHVPEGATPKDGPSAGVTMLTSLVSLFTQRKVKKSLAMTGEITLRGKVLPVGGIKEKILAAKRARIKEILLCEDNKRDIDEIKPEYLKGLTFHYVKDMSDVLKLALTSEKVENAKNL
- a CDS encoding RNA polymerase sigma factor, encoding MTLTNQNIEQLLLLCKSGNQKAQMEVYNRYYKAMYNTSFRIVKDSFEAEDIMQDSFLTAFTKLDSLKEIKTFGSWLKRIVINNSIYHYKKSNKYQEVALDNVLYKVEDTSGIPEDYEIKNLKAIQVLETMKKLKDNYQTCLTLHLIEGYDYDEICEIMDISAANCRTLISRAKDSLRKKLEPLVQH